The proteins below come from a single Thermoanaerobaculia bacterium genomic window:
- a CDS encoding YdcH family protein, which translates to MVGHDLPTELTHDERYQELQRQHQEHERLLHQFAEKGHLTEEEDFEEKRLKKEKLALKDQMEAILRRYRETATA; encoded by the coding sequence ATGGTAGGTCACGACCTCCCCACGGAACTCACGCACGACGAGAGGTACCAGGAGCTCCAGCGGCAGCACCAGGAGCACGAACGCCTCCTGCACCAGTTCGCCGAGAAGGGGCACCTGACCGAGGAAGAGGATTTCGAAGAAAAACGCCTGAAGAAGGAGAAGCTCGCTCTCAAGGACCAGATGGAGGCGATCCTCCGCCGCTACCGAGAAACCGCCACGGCGTGA